The DNA window AGCGATGCTTGATCTCCAGCCCCCCCAGCGTCCCGCGCACCACAACGGCGTGGTCCTCGGTCTTGAGCGTAAGATCCCGTACACGTTCGTGCGTGATGGTCCCGTTCTCGGTGGCCCGTGTGAGCCGGTAGACATATGGCGCGTCCGACCAGACCAGCCCATCCGCAACCGTCACCAGCCGCATGCGGAGGCGACCGTCCTGCCCGTACACCTCCAACTTCAACTCCTGATTCGTCAACGCGTGTTTACGCATATATATTCCTTCCTCAAGTTTTCGTTAAGATGCGCCGTCACCCAGTGTGATCGTCTGGTTTCCCTCATGCAGATCCAGCGTCTGAGTCCCCCATCGGAAGGAACCGGAAAGACCGGCCGGCAGGGTTACTTCCGCCATGCCGTGATGTTCTGAAATGGCAATCTTGACGGAAATATCTCCCTTGGGGTGCGGCATCGTGCCGGATACGTTGCGCAGCGGGCCCAATACGGGGGTGATCAGCACGGTCTCGAAACCACACGTCGCCGGACGAATACCCAGGATGGAGCTCAACATGTGGAAGAGCGGGTGCGCGCTCCAGGCATGGCAATCGGATCGGCCTTCGATGCCACCCTCGGGAAACGTGTGGAATCCGGCATCCAGAAAACGACGCCACACGTGAAAGCGTGTATGCAGTTCGTTGCCTGCCCCGATCTGACGCAAGGCAAGGCAAATATAGTGACTGAAATAGGAGCCGGCGCGTAAAAGCCTGGTATCGCCAACCAAGGCTTGCTGAACCAAGGCTTGCACAGGCACGGACAACCTTTCTGTGAGCAGGGCGAGCGCCTGCGTATGTTCTGAAAAGGACTGGTGCGCAAGATCGTCAGCGAGCGCCTGGCGCTGCGGGTCCCAGAAGATTTGTTCACACGCGACGGTCAAGGCGGCGGCGCGGTGCTCGGCGAGGGCGGCGCGGTGAGTGTCCCCGAGCCATTGGGAAAGATCGCGAAGCGCATTCAAGGCCAGAATCACCTGCCAGTTGATCACGCCACTCACTCCGCCACGAAAAGCTCCCGGAGGCTCCCCGCCTTTGAACGCCACTGCGTCCACATAGTTCCACCCGGCGGGAGATTCCACCAATCCGTCGTCACGTTGCAGCAGGAGAAAGTGGTCTAGTATCCACCACCCCATCGGCATCAGTTCTTTTACAAACCGCCGGTTGCCGCGCCAGAGCGCGTAATCGTGCAACATGCAGATCCACCAGAGCGCGAAGGGCGGTATGATCTGTATCTTCCGGCTGGGATAATTGCTGGCAGGAAAAGGAGATGCGCCGGTCATGCTGTGTCGAAAGATTTCCAGCGCCTTCTCGGGCAGGCGCGCATCGTGGCTGGTGACATAGGTTAAGAGCGCCTGGATTCGCGTATCGCCGACATACTGCAACTGCTCCCAATAGGGGCAATCCATGTAGGTTTCATGGGCGCACGCCTGCAGGGTGCGATAGCAGACTGGCGCTATGGCGTTTAGGATCTCATCATTACTTTGGAAGCGTGATTCGTCCACCAGGGGATATCCGGTTTCCAGCAGATTAAAGCCATGGATGATCAAAGGGGCGGCGGCCGTGGTCACCGTAATCTGCACCCACCGTCCCGCCTGCCACCATAACGGTTCGTAGGAGACCCGGCCCACGGTGTTCCTCGGACAGAACTGGTCTGCGGTTCCCACGAAGAACAACCCGTCGACCGTGCGGCGCTCACTTGGCGCAATTGGCGCATCCGGTTTTGTCGAAAGCCGCTCTGCCCAGGCCACCGAGATCTCCGAACCTTCCCCGCCTTCCGTGGTCAGGGCATAATACGCGCAGAAGTAATCCCGCAGGTCGATCAGGACGCGGCGTGACGTATGCGGCGGCACATGCAGACCGGACGCACGACCCTCCAGCATAGCCTGCCATTGCTTCGCTTCCGCACGGATCGTGTTGCCCAGCTTCAGCGGTTCCGCTGCATCCGGCGCTGGAGACACCAAGACTACCGCTGCGCCGCCGCGCTTCTCCAGGCGCATGGCTGGAAGGCGGGCCGGATGAAGAACCCAGGTCTGCGGTGATGCGCCCTGCCAGAACGCGTTATTGCCGGGAAGTAGCTGGTGTACCCCGGACCATGGGATTTGGTCACACTCCAGGACATCCGCCCAGGAGGCGCCTTCATAACGGACGCGTGCGCCGCAACCGATGTTTTGTCCGATTTGCTGCGTGGGATCCAAAAAGGCGACAGTCTTCAGGACGCGGCTTTCCCACGGCGCCAGCCCGGTGCTGATTTGGTCCGTGAACGGTGCCTCCGCTGCCAACAGAAAACCCGGCTGCGCGGACGCCTGTGCCCAGGAGGGATTCTCGGGCAGATACCAGGTGATGGCTCCCAGCGTGTGCGGCCCTTCGCTCACCGAGATTTCGTATGTCTCGTAGAACCATTGGCGCATGCACCCCCGCTCGCTTCCCAGCCCGATCCGCCGGCCATCGAGATAGAGCCAGTAGCGCTGGTCCGCCGTGACAAACACGCGCAGGGGCACCGTCTTTTCACAGGAAAAACGCAACCGATAGGCCGTTACATGATTGACGCCGCGTACACAGTCGTTCGATGCAATCCACGTGGCTGGCCAGGCTTCACGCTGATGATATCCGGGCGCCGAGGGTAAAGACGGAAACGGGTGGACGGAGGTATCCAGTCGTTTGATCGCGCTACTGTTATTCACGGATCTACTCCCTGATTAGGATTGTGCCGGCGCAAGCTCTGGATTCCGGGTGGGATCGCGGCGGCAAATCGAGAAGAGCACGAACAGACCGGGTATCATCAGCATACGCAGGTAGAGACTCACACATTTACGCGCACGCCGATATATGTAACACGGGTGATGCACACGGGTCAAGCTGGGAAGCCAAACCCTCCAATCGCATCCCAGTGCCAAACGACGGAAACTTGACACCCATCGGTGCCTATGACACACTTTTCCGCTCACCACGCCGGGGGATGAAGATCTATCCGTCGTTCCACGGACGTCTGTTCGCACAAGGGGTGTTGCGTGTCTTCATTTGTTCGTCACGATCCATGGGGTCGCGGTCAGCCGCTGGAGTTCCACTATCGCAGCCGAAACCCGTTCGGCACGTTGATCGCACTGGCGGGCCGATCCGGCTGGTACTACGTGTGGCCGCTGGCGGCTTTTGTTGCCAAGCAGTCGCCCGTGTGGGTGATCCCGATTCTGGTTGCCCATGGCATTGACACGCTGTCTGACCCGGTGCGGCATCCGTTGCATAATCTTCTGGTATTAGCCAGTTTCACGCTTCTGCTGATTGCCCAGAACGTGCCCATGCACACCTACTTCATTCACCTCGTCAGCTCGATCATCAGACGGATGGAGCAGCGGTTACGCATGGCGCTGGTGATACGGCTGCAGCAACTCTCCATTGATTTCCACGACACGACGGAGACCGGGCGGCTGCAGGCCAAGGTGTTGCGCGATGTTGAGCAGATCCAGATGATGAGCATGTATTTGTGCGAGAGCGTCACGAATGGAGCAACCACCATCGTTTTTGCGCTGTGCTTGACCGCCACCAAGGAACCCTTGATGCTGCTGGTCTATCTTGTGCTGGTGCCGTTGTCCACGCTTCTGATCCGTTATTTCAAGAGATCCATCCGCGAGCGGAACCAGGATTTTCGCGCCAGCATGGAGGCCACCTCGGCGGAAGTGGCCCAGATGCTGGACATGATACCGGTCACCCGGGCGCATGGTCTGGAGGAGTCCGCCATCAACCGGTTTCAGCAGGAGATTGACCTTCTGCTTCAGCGGGGTGTGCATCTGGACCGGTTGAATGCGATCTTTGCCTCTTCCACATGGGTGACGTTCCAGGTGACAACGATTCTGGGGTTTTGCGTGACGTTCTGGTTGTGTCGGGCGGGCCGTATCAGCGTGGGCGATGTCGTGCTCTATCAGGCGCTGCTCACGCAGATCGTCAATTCCATCGGCATCTTTACCAATGTGTACCCGCAAGTGGCCAAGGGGGCGGAATCCATCCGATCCATCGGTGAGGTCTTGGAGTGCCCCGATCTCGAACTGAACGAGGGCAAGCAGCCGGTGACGGGCGTTGCCGGTGCGATCACGTTTGATCGCGTCGATTACCGCTATCCAAACGCCAAGGCCCCGGCGCTGAAGGCGTTTTCGTTGGATGTGGCGGCCGGGGACTGTGTGGCGTTTGTCGGGCCGTCGGGCGCGGGTAAGTCGACGGTCATGGGACTCGCCATCGGGTTCCGGCGGCCGACGGCCGGACGCATTCTGCTGGATGGATCGGACATGCAATCGCTGGACATGCGTCAGTATCGCCGCTTGATATCGGTAGTTCCGCAACAGACGTATCTGTTCCGGGGCACGATCCGCGAAAATATCACTTTTGGCCTGGATACGGTCGACCGGAAGAGGCTCGACGAAGTTGTGGAAATGACGCATGTGTCGGAATTCATCCGAAACCTGCCTGCCGGTCTCGACACGCCGGTTGGCGAGGGCGGATCCACGTTGTCGGGCGGACAGCGCCAGAGAATCGCCATTGCGCGGGCGATGATCCGCGACCCGCGTGTGATCATCTTCGACGAAGCCACCACCGCGCTCGATGCCGAGTCCGAGAATCTGGTGCAGGATGCGATTTACCGGATGATTCAGGGACGCACGACGTTTATCGTCGCCCACCGCCTGTCCACCGTGCGCAAGGCAGGCAAGATCGTGTTTCTCCGATCCGGCCAAATCGTCGAACAGGGCCGCTACGACGAACTCATGGCGCAACGCGGCGAGTTTTTCAGACTGAACGAACTGGCGGGCTAGCCCGACGAACACAGGAGACAGACCATGTCCACATGCACGCTGATTGGAAGCGCGATTCCGAACCTTCCCTGGGAAGAGAGGCCGGCCGGCCAGACCGACCCGATCTGGCGTTCTGCCAGAAATCCGATTATTCCGCGCAACTTCATCCCCCAGGCTGATCGCATCTACAATAGCGCGGCCGTGCCGTTTAAGGACGGCTTTGCCGGTGTGTTTCGCGTCGATGATCGGACGAAAATCTACCGCCTGCATAAAGGCTTCAGCCCGGATGGCATCCACTGGAAGATTGACCATGATCCGATGACCTTTATACAAAACGACCCGGATCTGGAAAAATACGACTCCGGTTATGATCCCCGCGTGGTGTGGATTGACGACCGCTATTACGTGACCTGGTGCAACCGGTTTCATGGGCCGACGATTGGTATGGCCTACACGTTCGATTTCCAGACGTTTCATTTTATCGAAAACGCCTTTTTGCCGTTCAATCGCAATGGCGTTCTTTTCCCCCGGAAAATCAACGGCCATTACGCCATGCTGAGCCGACCCAGCGACAACAGCCACACGCCCTTCGGTGATATTTTCTACAGCCAGAGCCCGGACCTGCTGTATTGGGGCGCGCATCGGTGGGTCATGGGCCCTGTGCGGGGATGGCAGAGCACAAAGATCGGGCCGGGGCCCATTCCGATTGAGACGTCAGCCGGGTGGTTGATGATCTATCACGGCGTCCAGGGATCCTGCAATGGCTTTATTTACAGCATGGGCGTTGCCTTGCTGGACCTCGACAAACCCTGGAAGGTCATCGCGCGCAGCACCCCATATTTAATGGGCCCGGAAACGCTTTATGAAGTGACCGGCCATGTGCCCAACGTTTGCTTCCCCTGCGCGGCCCTGGCCGATTCCAACACCGGACGCATTGCGATCTACTACGGAGCCGCCGACACGGTTGTCGGGTTGGCCTACACAACGTTGGACGCTTTGATGGAGTTCATGGAGTTGTGACGGCGTCGGAAAGAAGGCATGAAGCCAACGAACGTTCAACCGGCCAAGCGCCGTTTCGTCGTGGCCACCACCGCGTTGACGCTGCTTGCCGTGGCAGGCGGACAGTCCGTCCTCGCGGAAGCCGAAGAATCTCGAGGTGCCGTGGTGGCCAATGACGATCTGAATATCTTGCGGGAGCGGATTCTGAAGCCGCTCTTGGAACCGGTTCCTGAGGAAACGGTTCGCACGTTCATGGATGCCTTACAGTCGGATGGCCGTTGGCCGGACATCGACTATAAAGACCATAACACGGCCCTCTGGAAGGCGGCCTATCATCTCAGCAACGTCACCACATTGGCGCGTGCGTTGCAGTCCCCCGAGTCAGGGCTACACGGTGACGAATCTCTGCGCAGCGCGGTTCTGCGCAGCCTCGACTACTGGCTGAGCCGCGACTTCCAGAGCTCGAACTGGTGGTGGAATAAGATTGGCGTGCCGCGCAATCTGTTACCCACCGTCTTGCTGATCGAACACGATCTCTCTGCCGAGCAGCGCAGCCGTGCCTCAAAGATTCTCCGCCGTGCGGGGATCGGCATGACCGGCCAGAACCTGGTATGGGTTGCCGAGATCACAGCGGGCCTGGGTATCCTGGAGAACGACCCGAAGCTGGTTGCAACGGCCTATCAGAGGATCGCCGACGAAATAAAAATCTCTACTCGCGAGGGGATCCAGCCCGACTTCAGCTTTCACCAACACGGCCCCTGCCTCTACAACCACGGCTACGGTGCCGCCTTCGCCAGGGACTGCTCCAGGATCGCCACCCAAGTCACTGGCACACGGTTTGCCTTCCCGTCCGAGACCATCGCTCTGCTGAGCAGCCTGATCCTGGATGGCAGCCAATGGATGACGCGGGGCAGCGTCACCGACTTCGGTGGCGAAGGTCGGGAGATCACGCGCAAGGGACAAAACGCCCATTATCTGAGCACAGCCGCCCAGAACATGCTCCTGCTTCCCACCGGACGCGAAATGGAGTTTCGCGACTTGGAGGCCCGAGCGGCGGGACAGCCCGCCCCGCCGCTGGTCGGCAACCGGCACTTCTGGCGATCGGATTTCATGACGCATCACCGGCCCGGCTTCTACACCTCCGCCCGCATGTTCTCCAGCCGGGTCGCCAACACGGATGGGGCCTACAATAGCGAGGGACTCAAAAGCCACCACATCGCCGATGGCTGCAATCTGCTGCTGCGTTCGGGGCTCGAATATCAAGACATCTTCCCGGTCTGGGATTGGCAGAAAATCCCCGGAACCACCGTCGAGCAGCGTGCGGAGCTGTCCGGCTCGCCCATGCGAATGGGCAAAACGAGCTTTGTCGGCGGGGTCTCGGACGGTGAGCATGGGCTGGCCGCGTGCGATTGGGAACGGGACGGGCTGTCGGCCCGCAAGAGCTGGTTCTTCTTCGACGACGCATACGCCTGCCTCGGCGCAGGGATCACGTGCGATTCGGACGGCCCCGTGGTGACGACGCTGAACCAGTGCAACCGGGTCGGAGACGTCTGGGTCGCCCAAGACCGCCGCGTGCGGAAGCTGGGCAGCGAAACCAACCGGCTCGACGCCCCCGGGTGGATCTGGCACGACGAGGTGGGCTACGTCCTGCTCGAACCCGGGTCGATTCACCTCCACAACGGCCCACAGCAGGGAAGCTGGCGGGAGATCAACCACCGGTATTCCAAGGAACCCGTCGTTCGCGATGTGTTCAGCGCATGGATTGACCATGGTACCCGCCCGCAGAACGTGACGTATGCGTACCTCGTGGTGCCGGGCCTCACAACCGATGCCCTCGCACAATACGTCGCGCACGCCCCGGTCACGATCCTCAGCAACGCCCCCACCCTGCAAGCCGTTTGGCACGAGCGACTCCGCACGGCCGGACTGGCCTTTTATGTGGCGGGCAAAGTCGAAATTCGGCAGGGATTGACAGTCGCCGTGAACAAGCCGTGCCTGGTCCTGCTCACGGAGGCTCCGGAGAAGCTGCTCCTCTCGGTCTCGAACCCCATGAACAAGCCGGTCACGGTTCAACTGGAGGTCAGCCGATTGGTTGAAGGCGAACAGGTCGCAGTCCTCAACGACCCACAGCGTTCCCGAATCACGTTTCTGCTGCCAGGCGGAACGGACGCAGGAAAGAGCGTGTCGCGAGCCTACGCAATACGGTAGCGTACGGGTGAAAGCGACGAGGAAACGGCCTAGCAACCCGTACCCGGATACTTTCGGGCGGGGGCGGCTGAGGATTACGGCTGTTGCGTTTCGATGCACATGACAGGAATCACGGGCGCTGGCGCCTGGGCTGGCAGGGTGAACGTCACGCTGTCCGTCGCCTGTTTGAACGGCACCTCCGCACGCGCGGGATCGGCCAGGAAATAGACCTTCGTGATCGGCGTCGCTATGGCCGGCAGGCGAAATGAGGGTCCGGGCCATTTCAGGAAATGGATATAAACTTTCCCTGGCTTGACCGTGCAACGCCAATTCTGTGCCTTGACCGCTGCCTGTTGCTTGCCGCCTGACTCGGATTTGGGCTGCCCGAGTTCCGCTCCGAACAAGGTGGGTGCCGCACCGTGGATGGCTTCACCATTCACCTTCATCCAGGCGCCCACGGCGGTCAGGCGCTCGATGCTCGGTCCGGGAATCTCGCCCTCGGCCGTGGGGCCGACGTTCAACAGGTAATTGCCGTTCTTGCTGACA is part of the Lentisphaerota bacterium genome and encodes:
- a CDS encoding alpha-L-rhamnosidase yields the protein MFVTADQRYWLYLDGRRIGLGSERGCMRQWFYETYEISVSEGPHTLGAITWYLPENPSWAQASAQPGFLLAAEAPFTDQISTGLAPWESRVLKTVAFLDPTQQIGQNIGCGARVRYEGASWADVLECDQIPWSGVHQLLPGNNAFWQGASPQTWVLHPARLPAMRLEKRGGAAVVLVSPAPDAAEPLKLGNTIRAEAKQWQAMLEGRASGLHVPPHTSRRVLIDLRDYFCAYYALTTEGGEGSEISVAWAERLSTKPDAPIAPSERRTVDGLFFVGTADQFCPRNTVGRVSYEPLWWQAGRWVQITVTTAAAPLIIHGFNLLETGYPLVDESRFQSNDEILNAIAPVCYRTLQACAHETYMDCPYWEQLQYVGDTRIQALLTYVTSHDARLPEKALEIFRHSMTGASPFPASNYPSRKIQIIPPFALWWICMLHDYALWRGNRRFVKELMPMGWWILDHFLLLQRDDGLVESPAGWNYVDAVAFKGGEPPGAFRGGVSGVINWQVILALNALRDLSQWLGDTHRAALAEHRAAALTVACEQIFWDPQRQALADDLAHQSFSEHTQALALLTERLSVPVQALVQQALVGDTRLLRAGSYFSHYICLALRQIGAGNELHTRFHVWRRFLDAGFHTFPEGGIEGRSDCHAWSAHPLFHMLSSILGIRPATCGFETVLITPVLGPLRNVSGTMPHPKGDISVKIAISEHHGMAEVTLPAGLSGSFRWGTQTLDLHEGNQTITLGDGAS
- a CDS encoding polysaccharide lyase 8 family protein is translated as MKPTNVQPAKRRFVVATTALTLLAVAGGQSVLAEAEESRGAVVANDDLNILRERILKPLLEPVPEETVRTFMDALQSDGRWPDIDYKDHNTALWKAAYHLSNVTTLARALQSPESGLHGDESLRSAVLRSLDYWLSRDFQSSNWWWNKIGVPRNLLPTVLLIEHDLSAEQRSRASKILRRAGIGMTGQNLVWVAEITAGLGILENDPKLVATAYQRIADEIKISTREGIQPDFSFHQHGPCLYNHGYGAAFARDCSRIATQVTGTRFAFPSETIALLSSLILDGSQWMTRGSVTDFGGEGREITRKGQNAHYLSTAAQNMLLLPTGREMEFRDLEARAAGQPAPPLVGNRHFWRSDFMTHHRPGFYTSARMFSSRVANTDGAYNSEGLKSHHIADGCNLLLRSGLEYQDIFPVWDWQKIPGTTVEQRAELSGSPMRMGKTSFVGGVSDGEHGLAACDWERDGLSARKSWFFFDDAYACLGAGITCDSDGPVVTTLNQCNRVGDVWVAQDRRVRKLGSETNRLDAPGWIWHDEVGYVLLEPGSIHLHNGPQQGSWREINHRYSKEPVVRDVFSAWIDHGTRPQNVTYAYLVVPGLTTDALAQYVAHAPVTILSNAPTLQAVWHERLRTAGLAFYVAGKVEIRQGLTVAVNKPCLVLLTEAPEKLLLSVSNPMNKPVTVQLEVSRLVEGEQVAVLNDPQRSRITFLLPGGTDAGKSVSRAYAIR
- a CDS encoding ABC transporter ATP-binding protein produces the protein MSSFVRHDPWGRGQPLEFHYRSRNPFGTLIALAGRSGWYYVWPLAAFVAKQSPVWVIPILVAHGIDTLSDPVRHPLHNLLVLASFTLLLIAQNVPMHTYFIHLVSSIIRRMEQRLRMALVIRLQQLSIDFHDTTETGRLQAKVLRDVEQIQMMSMYLCESVTNGATTIVFALCLTATKEPLMLLVYLVLVPLSTLLIRYFKRSIRERNQDFRASMEATSAEVAQMLDMIPVTRAHGLEESAINRFQQEIDLLLQRGVHLDRLNAIFASSTWVTFQVTTILGFCVTFWLCRAGRISVGDVVLYQALLTQIVNSIGIFTNVYPQVAKGAESIRSIGEVLECPDLELNEGKQPVTGVAGAITFDRVDYRYPNAKAPALKAFSLDVAAGDCVAFVGPSGAGKSTVMGLAIGFRRPTAGRILLDGSDMQSLDMRQYRRLISVVPQQTYLFRGTIRENITFGLDTVDRKRLDEVVEMTHVSEFIRNLPAGLDTPVGEGGSTLSGGQRQRIAIARAMIRDPRVIIFDEATTALDAESENLVQDAIYRMIQGRTTFIVAHRLSTVRKAGKIVFLRSGQIVEQGRYDELMAQRGEFFRLNELAG
- a CDS encoding glycosidase, with product MSTCTLIGSAIPNLPWEERPAGQTDPIWRSARNPIIPRNFIPQADRIYNSAAVPFKDGFAGVFRVDDRTKIYRLHKGFSPDGIHWKIDHDPMTFIQNDPDLEKYDSGYDPRVVWIDDRYYVTWCNRFHGPTIGMAYTFDFQTFHFIENAFLPFNRNGVLFPRKINGHYAMLSRPSDNSHTPFGDIFYSQSPDLLYWGAHRWVMGPVRGWQSTKIGPGPIPIETSAGWLMIYHGVQGSCNGFIYSMGVALLDLDKPWKVIARSTPYLMGPETLYEVTGHVPNVCFPCAALADSNTGRIAIYYGAADTVVGLAYTTLDALMEFMEL